GTTCAGAATCTATAAAAGAAGTTTTTGTACTTTCTACTTGTAATCGTACCGAAATTTATTGTTATGGACAAGAAGATTCTCTGTCTATCATAAAGGAAAAATTTGCTCAATTAAAATCTGTTTCTAGTGAAGAATTGATGGAAATGGGTTTCAAATCAAATAGTAATTCGAAGGAAATAATAAAGCGTTTTTTTGAAATTAGTGTGGGAGCAGATTCTCAAATTGTAGGTGATTGGCAAATTACACATCAAGTCAAACAAGCCTATCAGCTTGCTTACGAGTTAGGAACAATTGGAACATATTTTCACAAACTGATAAATCATGTTTTGCAAACAAGTAAAAAAATTACTACACAGACTGTTTTTCGAAGTGGTGCTGCATCCGTTTCTTTTGCTACGGCTGATTTAGTGAGAAAACTTTTGAAGGATAAACACAACATTCAAAGAAATGAAGCGATACAAATTTTGGTAGTTGGAGTCGGAAAAATTGGTGCTGATACGGTTCGTCATTTGCGAAAAATGGGAATTAAAAATGTCAAGATTACAAATCGAACTATTGGAAAATCAGCTATGCTTGCTACTGAAAATGCGTATGAAATAGTAGAATTTTCAACTGTTTTTCAAGAAGCTCAAAAGGCAGATATTGTTATAAGTTCAGTTTCTCAACCCAATTTTTTCAATATTTCAAATATTGATGTAAAAAAAATACGTCCTAATCAGTGTTTTATAGATTTATCTATGCCGAGAAGTATTGAAAGCAAACTCAATAATTTTATTAAAATATATACGATTGATGATTTGAAAGAACAAACAAAAGCTGTAAAAAAAGAAAGAATAGCAGCTTTACCTTTGGTTTATGAAATTTTAGAAAAAGGAGTGGAAGATTTTGAAAAATGGAATGAACAACATAAATATATTCTTCTCTTACAACCTTACAAAATGGCTTTAGAAGAAGTCAAAAATAATATTTCAAATAAATATAGTGCTGAATTAGATGATAAAAACAAACATTTAATGATGCAAATGCTAACCGATTTTGAAGAGAAAGCAATGCGTATT
This is a stretch of genomic DNA from Bernardetia sp. MNP-M8. It encodes these proteins:
- the hemA gene encoding glutamyl-tRNA reductase; this encodes MKNSFYTFYITHREANVPIRERFSLSERETETLLLALQSSESIKEVFVLSTCNRTEIYCYGQEDSLSIIKEKFAQLKSVSSEELMEMGFKSNSNSKEIIKRFFEISVGADSQIVGDWQITHQVKQAYQLAYELGTIGTYFHKLINHVLQTSKKITTQTVFRSGAASVSFATADLVRKLLKDKHNIQRNEAIQILVVGVGKIGADTVRHLRKMGIKNVKITNRTIGKSAMLATENAYEIVEFSTVFQEAQKADIVISSVSQPNFFNISNIDVKKIRPNQCFIDLSMPRSIESKLNNFIKIYTIDDLKEQTKAVKKERIAALPLVYEILEKGVEDFEKWNEQHKYILLLQPYKMALEEVKNNISNKYSAELDDKNKHLMMQMLTDFEEKAMRIPVVNLKTQLNNSSNIDNQKPFLDILQQLFS